One window of Saprospiraceae bacterium genomic DNA carries:
- a CDS encoding uridine kinase → MFIGICGGSGAGKTAFIENLRKRFSEEELGLISEDNYYKPSQFQTMDPQGVINFDIPEAIDHELFIQDLYKLQAGEPVIHKEYTFNNDSQESKTIHIKPARIYIIEGLFILHHEDTRSLLDLSVLIHAKDNLKIIRRINRDKTERNYPLEDVLYRYEHHVAPAYDKYIEPYIDELDLIINNNKSFDRGVDVLTAYIKAQINK, encoded by the coding sequence ATGTTTATAGGAATTTGCGGGGGAAGTGGGGCCGGTAAAACGGCATTCATTGAAAATCTGAGAAAACGGTTTTCAGAGGAAGAACTGGGATTGATTTCTGAAGATAATTACTACAAACCCAGCCAATTCCAAACCATGGATCCACAAGGTGTCATCAATTTTGATATCCCTGAAGCCATTGACCATGAGTTATTTATTCAGGATTTGTACAAATTGCAAGCAGGCGAGCCGGTGATCCACAAAGAGTATACCTTTAACAACGACAGCCAGGAATCAAAGACCATTCACATAAAACCTGCTCGTATTTATATCATTGAAGGGCTGTTTATATTGCATCATGAGGATACCAGATCCTTATTGGATCTCTCTGTTTTGATTCATGCAAAAGATAATTTGAAAATTATCAGACGAATCAATCGGGATAAAACCGAACGAAATTATCCTTTGGAAGATGTGCTCTACCGGTATGAGCATCATGTGGCACCGGCTTATGATAAATATATAGAACCCTATATTGATGAGTTGGATCTCATTATAAACAACAACAAAAGTTTTGACCGGGGAGTAGATGTCTTGACAGCCTATATCAAAGCACAGATTAATAAATAG
- the mnmA gene encoding tRNA 2-thiouridine(34) synthase MnmA — protein sequence MSKNGKILVAMSGGIDSTVTALLLHEAGYEVIGVTMKTWDYASSGSSKKETGCCNLDSLQDARRVAVDMGFHHFILDIRDEFGDAVIEDFVDEYLAGRTPNPCILCNTHIKWNALLKRANTLDCEFIATGHYARIHQKDGRYFVSKAHDLNKDQSYVLWGLSQESLRRSMFPLSELLKPEVRKIAYDRGYSDLSKQAESYEICFVPDNDYRGFLKRRVEGLEEKVKNGNFIDKNGNVIGQHEGYPFFTIGQRKGLGKAFGKPMFVAEIFPETNAVMLTEEDDLIRQKCFVNKVNWLKYPETNANTEYVTKIRYKDAGHQSIVKSTGDHLEIDFIGPVKGIAPGQSAVVYEGDDVVCGGILYRSIIN from the coding sequence ATGAGTAAAAACGGCAAAATATTGGTGGCCATGAGTGGGGGTATTGACAGTACCGTTACGGCGCTATTACTGCATGAAGCCGGATACGAAGTGATTGGGGTAACCATGAAAACCTGGGATTATGCCAGTTCGGGATCCTCCAAAAAGGAAACGGGCTGTTGCAATTTGGACTCCTTACAAGATGCCCGGAGAGTGGCTGTTGATATGGGTTTTCACCATTTCATACTGGACATCAGGGATGAATTTGGAGATGCGGTTATTGAAGATTTTGTGGATGAATACCTTGCCGGCAGGACGCCAAATCCTTGCATCCTGTGCAATACACACATCAAATGGAATGCGCTGTTAAAAAGGGCAAATACCTTGGATTGTGAATTCATTGCAACGGGTCATTATGCGCGAATTCATCAAAAGGATGGCCGTTATTTTGTTTCCAAAGCCCATGATCTCAATAAAGACCAGTCTTATGTACTTTGGGGTTTAAGTCAGGAATCCCTGCGTAGAAGCATGTTTCCCTTGTCTGAATTATTAAAACCGGAAGTTCGTAAAATTGCGTACGATCGGGGTTACAGCGATCTGTCGAAACAAGCTGAGAGCTATGAAATTTGTTTTGTTCCGGATAATGATTACCGGGGTTTTCTAAAACGACGCGTTGAAGGATTGGAGGAAAAAGTAAAAAATGGAAATTTTATTGACAAAAATGGAAATGTCATTGGCCAACATGAGGGCTATCCTTTTTTTACCATCGGCCAACGCAAGGGTCTTGGAAAAGCGTTTGGCAAACCCATGTTTGTGGCAGAAATTTTTCCGGAAACCAATGCAGTGATGTTGACTGAAGAAGACGATTTAATTCGTCAAAAGTGTTTTGTAAATAAAGTCAATTGGTTAAAATATCCTGAAACAAATGCCAACACGGAATACGTTACGAAAATAAGATATAAAGATGCAGGTCATCAATCAATCGTTAAGTCTACAGGAGATCATTTGGAAATTGATTTTATCGGTCCGGTAAAGGGAATTGCTCCCGGCCAATCTGCTGTAGTTTATGAAGGAGACGATGTGGTTTGTGGAGGAATTTTATATCGATCAATAATTAATTAA
- a CDS encoding DsrE family protein — MKNAVLFSCLLLLCGNILKAQSAPYNVVFDVTSKDTIVHQMVIRWIKEITNMSPDANIEVVFYAKSMDMITTGNSVVSNDVIKFAAKKNVTFKVCEVALKNNALDKSQLLPGVQTVPDGIYEIISRQHEGWGYIKAAR; from the coding sequence ATGAAAAACGCAGTGCTATTTAGTTGTTTGCTCTTGTTGTGTGGCAATATTTTAAAAGCGCAATCCGCTCCTTATAACGTAGTATTTGATGTAACTTCAAAAGATACAATTGTCCACCAAATGGTCATACGTTGGATTAAAGAAATTACAAATATGTCTCCGGATGCAAACATTGAAGTCGTCTTTTATGCAAAATCAATGGATATGATTACCACCGGCAACTCGGTGGTTTCTAATGATGTTATTAAGTTTGCTGCGAAAAAAAATGTCACGTTTAAAGTATGTGAAGTTGCACTGAAAAACAATGCATTGGATAAATCGCAACTTTTACCTGGCGTCCAAACGGTACCGGATGGGATTTATGAAATCATATCCCGCCAACACGAAGGCTGGGGTTACATCAAAGCAGCGCGATAG
- a CDS encoding type IX secretion system membrane protein PorP/SprF, with protein MNLKNELNACFALTVEILLLSVFSVSAQLIPISYNLNNRTLINISAPHTEKIQNNFSPVHELVILNRTQWTGLDQGLKWNGISYDINLDENTRVGCNIYHESFGPLKSLFVAGNYVYNLNINSSNQISGGASIQYNLNQLNTSKASVTHPVDPLLENNPSTSFISFSPAVCYSGVIPSSDIGLVFGASYHNALNIEIGKFKAFTPLQVLVFNGSLIKFLSPGFRDVSSIEGGVVYRKYSSISDDVQLYLKYNWHGKLNIRPGLRFGIAQEFGVHGLQMDIGFPLAKIFKLERKIIDLNYVFELPFPSSPAAFGTTHEISLSVLF; from the coding sequence ATGAATCTCAAAAATGAATTGAATGCTTGTTTTGCATTGACAGTTGAGATTCTATTGCTATCTGTATTTTCTGTTTCTGCACAACTAATTCCTATATCTTATAATTTAAATAATAGAACTTTAATTAATATTTCCGCCCCCCATACTGAAAAAATACAAAATAATTTCAGTCCGGTACATGAGCTCGTGATCTTGAATAGAACCCAATGGACAGGATTAGATCAAGGCCTAAAATGGAATGGAATAAGTTATGATATCAATTTGGACGAAAATACCAGAGTAGGTTGTAATATCTATCATGAATCATTTGGTCCATTAAAAAGTCTATTTGTTGCAGGAAATTATGTTTATAATTTAAATATAAATTCTTCAAATCAAATTTCTGGAGGAGCTTCTATTCAATACAATTTAAATCAACTAAATACTTCAAAAGCTTCTGTGACCCATCCTGTAGACCCATTGTTAGAAAATAATCCTTCAACATCATTTATAAGTTTTAGTCCTGCAGTATGTTATTCAGGTGTAATTCCTTCTTCTGACATAGGTTTGGTATTTGGGGCTTCTTATCATAATGCTTTAAATATAGAGATTGGAAAATTTAAAGCTTTTACTCCATTACAGGTTTTGGTGTTTAATGGATCATTAATAAAATTTTTGTCGCCAGGTTTTAGAGATGTGAGTTCTATCGAAGGAGGAGTGGTTTATAGAAAATACAGTTCAATATCTGATGATGTTCAACTCTATTTAAAATATAATTGGCATGGAAAGTTAAATATACGCCCCGGACTAAGATTTGGAATAGCTCAAGAATTTGGTGTACACGGCTTGCAAATGGATATTGGTTTTCCTCTGGCTAAAATATTTAAATTAGAAAGAAAAATAATTGACCTTAACTACGTATTCGAATTGCCATTTCCTTCAAGTCCAGCCGCATTTGGAACAACTCATGAAATAAGTTTGTCAGTCCTATTTTAA
- a CDS encoding gliding motility-associated C-terminal domain-containing protein has translation MKNLILATYMILFFFYALAQSPFHADLQLIGCAGSNVKFASNDWQVSYSVGEITINQSATRREGFQQTYSNSINPPSKSISEDYNSIITPNGDSYNEYFTLNPQLIEPAIFTVYDRWGTKVYFEENFDNKWNGVDLSGDHLPDGVYIYLIVSKQKKLLYKGTITIKQQ, from the coding sequence ATGAAAAATTTAATTTTAGCAACATACATGATACTGTTTTTCTTTTATGCATTAGCGCAATCTCCATTTCATGCCGATTTGCAGTTAATTGGATGCGCTGGGAGTAATGTAAAGTTTGCATCAAATGATTGGCAAGTTTCTTATTCTGTAGGCGAGATTACAATAAATCAATCAGCTACAAGACGAGAAGGATTTCAACAAACGTATAGTAACTCAATAAATCCACCTTCAAAATCAATATCGGAAGACTATAATTCAATTATTACGCCTAATGGAGATAGTTATAATGAATATTTTACTTTAAACCCACAGTTGATTGAACCTGCTATTTTTACTGTATACGATAGATGGGGTACAAAAGTATACTTTGAAGAGAATTTTGACAACAAATGGAATGGTGTCGATTTAAGTGGAGATCATTTGCCTGATGGAGTTTACATATATTTGATTGTAAGCAAACAAAAAAAATTATTATATAAAGGCACCATTACTATCAAACAACAATAA
- a CDS encoding serine/threonine-protein phosphatase, with protein MNLTSIETKTAWMIRLSGFTDVGKIREHNEDDYRICCDLEQGIWGHSQEERNPLSKSGALMVVADGMGGADAGEIASRLAVEAVKNYFLELILSENATDDAIRDHLKLAFNKALQAISAAIEINPALYKMGTTLTVAWLIPQGMYIAWIGDSRAYLFNKNGRLNLQVDQYKNCSDRLKILTDDHSLVWQEVIKTNGAFSAEQARVSPESNIILRCLSNEYLNDEPDLVGPIKIQNNDRILLCSDGLNGMLPDTKIEELIAEYEDDLDAGNALLDEANQAGGKDNITVLLASIFGPENSQPGVIESTTINFDKTYKKRKTTQKKWLISVTIFLVILGLLFFIICVANKSLHTSSLSFDNAPTPIIGTNKLDAKKDSQTNEILVQKPKTNGNNKNDLNIKNNLSYVVNVNSSKINNDTPSSKLESSIVLPTKLPINLNAIPPNNKDIKVIQEKQYHTIYVEQCKDGRLESCGSATTKVERVKSHNATSNNVYYYNSKDDSNKFKNRTACNEAKINELLQSTNSVELTIEFNLLREPGENCKDAIIINIKKISSEDKRIFK; from the coding sequence ATGAATTTGACTTCAATTGAAACTAAAACTGCTTGGATGATCCGACTGTCTGGCTTCACGGATGTTGGAAAAATTCGGGAACACAATGAAGATGACTATAGGATCTGTTGTGATTTAGAGCAAGGTATTTGGGGGCATAGCCAGGAAGAACGGAATCCTCTTTCCAAATCAGGAGCCTTAATGGTTGTAGCTGATGGGATGGGAGGTGCCGATGCAGGAGAAATTGCATCCAGACTTGCAGTAGAAGCAGTAAAAAATTATTTTTTAGAATTGATTTTAAGCGAAAATGCCACTGATGATGCAATTAGGGATCATTTGAAACTTGCATTTAATAAAGCCCTTCAGGCGATTTCTGCAGCCATTGAAATAAATCCTGCATTGTATAAAATGGGGACCACACTTACAGTTGCTTGGTTGATACCGCAAGGCATGTATATAGCTTGGATTGGGGATAGCAGGGCTTACCTATTTAATAAAAATGGAAGATTAAATTTACAAGTCGATCAATACAAAAACTGTTCGGACCGACTTAAGATTTTGACAGATGATCATTCATTGGTATGGCAAGAAGTAATTAAAACAAATGGGGCTTTCTCAGCTGAACAAGCAAGGGTATCACCTGAAAGCAACATTATTTTACGATGTCTAAGTAACGAATACTTAAATGATGAACCCGATCTTGTTGGGCCAATTAAAATTCAAAACAATGACCGTATCCTTCTCTGTTCTGACGGGCTCAATGGGATGCTTCCAGATACTAAAATTGAAGAATTAATTGCAGAATATGAAGATGATTTAGATGCAGGAAATGCTTTGCTTGATGAAGCTAACCAAGCAGGAGGCAAAGATAATATTACTGTATTGTTGGCTTCAATTTTTGGTCCGGAGAATAGCCAACCTGGAGTAATAGAATCAACAACAATCAATTTTGATAAAACTTATAAAAAAAGAAAAACTACCCAGAAAAAATGGTTGATATCCGTTACAATTTTTTTAGTTATTCTTGGTTTATTATTTTTTATTATTTGTGTCGCCAATAAATCTTTACATACAAGTTCCTTGTCTTTTGACAATGCACCAACTCCTATTATTGGTACAAATAAGTTGGATGCAAAAAAAGACTCCCAGACAAACGAAATTTTAGTGCAAAAGCCTAAAACTAATGGAAATAATAAAAATGATTTGAATATCAAAAATAATTTATCTTATGTAGTTAACGTTAATTCTTCAAAAATAAACAATGACACTCCATCAAGTAAATTAGAAAGTAGTATCGTATTACCAACAAAACTACCAATTAATTTAAATGCTATACCTCCTAATAATAAGGATATTAAAGTGATACAGGAAAAACAATACCATACAATATATGTAGAGCAATGTAAAGATGGAAGACTTGAAAGCTGCGGCTCTGCAACTACAAAGGTAGAAAGAGTAAAAAGTCATAACGCTACAAGCAATAATGTATATTATTATAATAGTAAAGACGATTCCAATAAATTCAAAAATAGAACTGCATGCAATGAAGCAAAAATAAATGAACTTCTTCAATCAACTAACAGTGTAGAATTAACCATTGAATTCAACCTATTGAGAGAGCCAGGTGAAAATTGCAAGGATGCAATAATCATTAATATCAAAAAGATTTCTTCAGAAGATAAAAGGATCTTCAAATAA
- a CDS encoding FHA domain-containing protein, with amino-acid sequence MSRPTQKQSFGNTIRQGIQMLSGKNVENYTLVFLDPTSEESRNSEQTIWNPYITIGRGRDCTIRYSEVYSTVSRRHATISLNAGRYFLEPNADATNPTLVNGQTVQGSKELQSGDEIRLSFEGPRIRFINTPATKSTANMNFTQRFREFGKQALRPYKQAIAILSFLILGLSTFLIWNIFKSNESITNINQIVASQDTIIKTQIKTIEEQKKDIQMTKELFDKIDRRTASGREIITKPIIGPSLNQSMPSSLKELENSIYFIYITSVQVYHPVINNASKPFELDKDLNYRWSGTGFLTEDGSFITARHVIQPWKFNVKCGGMESDDMDQQVKTFLNNAEIMNGTVKITYKAVAPNGDNFTFTNADVKMDVSKDVLDCGGGDKGFGISRCIEGSTDWAVFKFANKKGKLKVNNELAKGLPKGTEIIGLGYSYGDWLQSNYRIEPLLIEGKVVQSRTTNGMISVAASALAPGSSGGPIMIKMADGTYDVVGIISSRLSEVQFLVPISEIW; translated from the coding sequence ATGTCAAGGCCGACACAAAAACAAAGTTTTGGAAATACAATTCGTCAGGGAATTCAGATGCTCTCTGGAAAAAATGTTGAGAATTATACTCTGGTCTTTTTAGATCCAACTTCTGAAGAATCCAGAAATAGCGAACAAACTATTTGGAATCCATACATCACGATTGGCCGTGGTAGAGATTGCACCATCAGATATTCTGAGGTGTATTCTACTGTATCCAGGCGTCATGCAACAATTAGTTTAAACGCTGGTCGCTATTTTTTGGAACCGAATGCCGATGCAACAAACCCAACTTTGGTAAATGGTCAAACAGTGCAAGGAAGCAAAGAACTTCAAAGTGGTGATGAGATCCGATTGTCTTTTGAGGGTCCAAGGATTCGGTTTATAAATACCCCAGCAACTAAGAGTACCGCAAATATGAATTTCACGCAGCGATTTAGAGAATTCGGTAAGCAAGCTTTAAGGCCCTACAAACAAGCCATTGCAATTTTGAGTTTCTTAATATTAGGATTATCCACTTTTTTAATTTGGAACATTTTCAAATCAAATGAATCTATAACGAATATCAATCAAATAGTTGCAAGTCAAGATACTATAATTAAGACACAGATAAAAACTATTGAAGAGCAAAAAAAAGATATTCAAATGACAAAGGAATTATTTGATAAAATTGATAGGCGTACTGCTAGTGGTAGAGAAATTATTACTAAACCTATCATAGGGCCAAGTCTAAATCAATCCATGCCATCTTCTTTAAAAGAGCTTGAAAATAGTATTTATTTTATTTACATTACCAGTGTGCAAGTTTATCATCCTGTAATTAATAATGCTTCAAAGCCCTTTGAATTGGATAAGGATCTTAATTATAGATGGTCTGGAACAGGATTCTTAACAGAGGATGGTTCTTTTATTACTGCAAGACACGTAATTCAACCATGGAAATTTAACGTAAAGTGCGGAGGCATGGAGTCTGATGATATGGATCAACAGGTCAAAACATTTCTAAATAATGCTGAAATTATGAACGGCACGGTGAAAATCACTTATAAAGCAGTTGCCCCGAATGGAGATAATTTTACGTTTACAAACGCAGATGTTAAAATGGATGTTTCAAAAGATGTATTGGATTGTGGAGGTGGTGATAAGGGATTTGGTATAAGTAGATGTATAGAAGGGAGCACAGATTGGGCTGTATTCAAATTTGCAAATAAGAAAGGAAAATTAAAAGTTAATAATGAATTAGCAAAAGGACTTCCAAAAGGTACTGAAATTATTGGTTTGGGATATTCTTATGGTGATTGGTTGCAATCAAACTATAGAATTGAACCACTCTTAATAGAGGGGAAAGTAGTACAATCAAGAACTACCAACGGAATGATATCAGTAGCCGCATCGGCATTAGCACCAGGAAGTTCTGGGGGTCCTATAATGATTAAAATGGCTGATGGAACATATGATGTAGTAGGTATTATTAGTAGTAGATTATCCGAAGTCCAATTTTTAGTTCCGATTTCAGAAATATGGTAA
- a CDS encoding serine/threonine protein kinase — MKRLIGNGGFSTVWEVEDTLGRQFAMKISNSDPFSRRTAELIIQEEYFRSKDLVHPNLLIPIGYQQKEDGFSYVVMPLCKCSLMDEINSRKLKVKSKVNGIFDPLFSELEIASLIHDISDALVYLKQNGIVHKDIKPDNIMIMSQGARVKFLLADFGISENHSVSNLSRETVDMNSKNQGISKAYAPPEIFKGQVNSKTDIFSLGVTLFEMITGNVPFENQGKVYGENSKNSKKNVFDECPIEVVGILKQIINVCLQFDPKERPSPEELTKWGNYFLENNFWLPIKRNSEHVINARKISAGLIVICSLIVLIVGSDYLFHNYKVKLVNNLISNGELKKARAEFEDTKFWFFSSNGLQEKKDRLDQILASNHQNYSVGNGFLISVDPTGTKQLLDQNFKILASGSISEIIPLTENVFLIQQQENNQTCPTCWLVGSHGALNAKLTNNTFERNEQKFSCRLAFKNSDESIFIVDCEGLKMQLTNLN; from the coding sequence TTGAAACGTCTAATTGGCAATGGCGGTTTTAGTACGGTTTGGGAAGTGGAAGATACACTAGGTCGTCAATTTGCAATGAAAATATCAAATTCGGATCCATTTTCCAGGAGAACTGCGGAATTGATAATTCAAGAAGAATATTTTAGATCTAAAGATTTAGTACATCCAAATTTATTAATTCCTATAGGCTATCAGCAAAAAGAGGATGGCTTTTCTTATGTAGTAATGCCACTTTGCAAGTGCAGCCTAATGGATGAAATAAATTCTAGAAAATTAAAAGTTAAAAGTAAGGTCAATGGAATTTTTGATCCTTTATTTAGTGAATTGGAAATAGCTAGTCTAATTCATGACATATCAGATGCACTGGTCTATTTGAAACAAAATGGAATCGTACACAAGGATATAAAGCCTGATAACATAATGATTATGTCTCAAGGTGCCAGGGTTAAATTTCTTTTAGCAGATTTTGGAATTAGTGAAAATCACAGTGTTTCTAATTTATCAAGAGAAACTGTAGATATGAATTCGAAAAATCAAGGAATTTCTAAAGCCTATGCCCCTCCTGAGATTTTTAAAGGTCAGGTAAATTCAAAAACTGATATTTTTTCGTTGGGAGTCACCCTCTTTGAAATGATAACTGGTAATGTTCCTTTTGAAAATCAAGGAAAGGTTTATGGTGAAAATAGCAAGAATAGCAAAAAGAATGTTTTTGATGAATGCCCCATCGAAGTTGTCGGTATTTTAAAACAAATAATTAATGTCTGTTTGCAATTCGATCCAAAAGAACGTCCTTCCCCGGAAGAATTGACAAAATGGGGAAACTACTTTCTCGAAAATAATTTTTGGTTACCAATTAAGCGAAATTCGGAACATGTTATTAATGCGAGGAAGATATCGGCTGGATTAATTGTTATTTGTTCTTTAATTGTTTTGATTGTTGGTTCTGATTATTTGTTTCATAATTATAAAGTAAAGCTTGTGAATAATTTAATAAGTAATGGTGAATTGAAAAAGGCAAGAGCGGAATTTGAGGATACTAAGTTCTGGTTTTTTAGTTCCAATGGTTTGCAAGAAAAAAAAGATAGATTGGACCAAATACTGGCTAGTAATCATCAAAATTACTCGGTAGGCAATGGATTTTTAATAAGTGTAGATCCTACTGGCACCAAGCAACTTTTGGACCAAAACTTTAAAATACTAGCCTCTGGATCCATTAGTGAAATTATTCCATTAACAGAAAATGTGTTTTTGATTCAACAGCAAGAAAATAATCAAACTTGTCCGACCTGCTGGCTGGTTGGATCACATGGAGCATTAAATGCTAAACTTACTAATAATACTTTCGAGCGGAACGAGCAGAAGTTTTCATGCCGATTGGCTTTTAAAAATTCGGATGAAAGTATCTTCATCGTGGACTGCGAAGGACTTAAAATGCAACTAACCAACTTAAATTAA
- a CDS encoding protein kinase, translating to MSNNKNRYRSEYDVLNLTSQLCAGLNDLHRNGFVHRDFKPENILFDQYNTAKLCDFDISGRFGLKDTRLTTMNDSGEVVEVYGTLAYSAPEQMDPKGAYKYLGPQMDLFSLGVTLYEVLSGGKLPFGTYQEIKDTPLKYTKRIKTKKYQPISEWRYDLSTKWSYFFEKTLEPDPAKRPSKINEVLEMLDIDMPNSKFKSSESNEPNTLIVRSGDNIGAIFSLEKLFRDAGKNIIRIGRRDEGNNFNEINLDETQSSYISRKHATIEKIGNRHYIRDGQWNMDSSKPNWTFSLNGTYLNNSKLLPNESRLLESEDIISLGNVILQYFF from the coding sequence TTGTCAAATAACAAAAACCGCTATCGATCAGAATATGATGTTCTGAATCTCACCAGTCAATTATGCGCAGGATTAAATGATTTACATAGAAATGGTTTTGTGCATAGGGATTTTAAGCCAGAAAATATATTGTTTGATCAATACAATACTGCTAAATTATGTGATTTTGATATTTCAGGCAGATTTGGTTTGAAAGATACCAGATTGACTACTATGAATGATAGTGGTGAAGTTGTAGAGGTTTATGGTACACTAGCATATTCAGCACCCGAACAAATGGATCCAAAAGGTGCATACAAATATTTAGGACCACAAATGGACCTGTTTTCTCTTGGAGTAACGCTCTATGAAGTTTTGTCAGGGGGCAAATTGCCTTTTGGAACTTATCAAGAGATTAAGGACACCCCATTAAAATATACTAAAAGGATTAAAACAAAAAAATATCAACCTATCAGTGAATGGAGATATGACTTGTCAACTAAATGGAGTTATTTTTTTGAAAAGACACTGGAACCAGACCCGGCCAAAAGACCAAGTAAAATAAATGAAGTCTTAGAAATGCTTGATATTGATATGCCTAATAGTAAATTCAAATCAAGCGAATCTAATGAACCTAACACCTTAATTGTAAGATCCGGCGATAATATAGGTGCAATATTTTCCTTGGAAAAACTGTTTCGAGATGCAGGGAAGAATATTATAAGAATAGGAAGAAGGGATGAAGGAAATAATTTTAACGAAATTAATTTAGATGAAACTCAAAGTTCCTACATATCAAGAAAACATGCTACAATCGAGAAAATAGGAAATAGGCATTATATTCGGGACGGTCAATGGAATATGGATTCAAGCAAACCAAATTGGACGTTTTCTTTGAATGGTACTTATTTAAATAATTCAAAGCTGTTACCAAATGAATCTCGTTTACTTGAATCTGAGGATATAATATCTCTCGGAAATGTAATTCTTCAATACTTTTTTTAA
- a CDS encoding sigma-70 family RNA polymerase sigma factor: protein MFSRPFIPTEKELFEGLQNDKDWAYKALLESHTKLLRDFVINNGGDYHDADEIEQRALIILYENIRAGKFLYKATVKISTYLYSIAQHQWLNELKRRKRNLPSLGSDFVHFPESEDDFIEMGFKDQAIISGLSSLDPICYKIITLRIYDKKSDKEISETLIGLEAGKIRGRREKCLKKLRNILVKKYPNYFGDI from the coding sequence ATGTTCTCTCGACCTTTTATACCAACTGAAAAGGAATTATTTGAAGGCCTCCAAAATGACAAAGATTGGGCTTATAAGGCCCTTCTTGAAAGTCATACCAAGCTGCTTAGAGACTTTGTCATTAATAATGGAGGAGACTACCACGATGCCGATGAAATTGAACAAAGGGCTTTAATTATCTTATATGAAAATATCCGGGCGGGTAAATTTTTATATAAAGCAACCGTTAAGATAAGTACCTATTTATATAGTATTGCCCAGCATCAATGGCTTAATGAATTAAAAAGAAGGAAAAGAAACTTACCATCCCTGGGATCGGATTTTGTACATTTTCCCGAATCTGAAGATGATTTTATTGAGATGGGATTTAAGGACCAGGCAATAATCTCAGGATTATCAAGTCTTGACCCCATTTGTTATAAAATAATAACGCTTCGAATCTACGATAAAAAGAGTGATAAGGAAATCAGTGAAACATTAATAGGCTTGGAGGCTGGTAAAATAAGAGGTAGGCGTGAAAAATGCCTTAAAAAGTTAAGAAATATTTTGGTAAAAAAATATCCCAACTATTTTGGAGACATTTAG
- a CDS encoding fibronectin type III domain-containing protein, translating into MKDIFLMRNTDFQLSYRYELSYGKWSTYIPWIGTSGPGLQHVFTNLSPNKRYQFQIRAKCFNAYSQITTGNFTTLNSYSPDEIGSRNSSSAKNEIHSIQLIPNPANDKTTIFVEGFSEISKSIHLFDLYGKLIYSVSIV; encoded by the coding sequence ATGAAGGACATTTTTCTAATGCGCAACACTGATTTTCAACTGAGTTATAGATACGAACTCTCTTATGGAAAATGGAGTACGTATATACCTTGGATTGGAACAAGTGGTCCAGGATTGCAGCATGTATTTACCAATCTTTCTCCAAATAAGCGATACCAGTTTCAAATACGTGCTAAATGCTTTAATGCCTATTCTCAAATTACTACTGGAAATTTTACCACTTTAAATTCCTATAGTCCGGATGAGATAGGGAGTAGAAATTCAAGCTCCGCTAAAAATGAAATTCATAGCATCCAATTAATTCCAAATCCAGCGAATGATAAAACAACAATTTTTGTGGAAGGATTTTCAGAGATTTCTAAAAGTATCCATTTGTTTGATTTGTATGGAAAATTAATTTATAGTGTGAGTATAGTATAG
- a CDS encoding four helix bundle protein, producing MFEFQNLEIYKKAKAFHVAMNLLIQKTKLQKNIVDQLYRASFSISLNIAEGSGRFSKPDRRNFFIISRSSVFECVAIVDSILDEGHFSNAQH from the coding sequence ATGTTTGAATTCCAAAATCTGGAGATCTATAAAAAAGCCAAGGCATTTCATGTTGCAATGAATTTACTGATTCAAAAAACCAAATTGCAAAAAAACATTGTCGATCAACTATATAGGGCATCTTTCAGTATTTCATTAAATATTGCGGAAGGATCCGGAAGATTTTCAAAACCAGATCGTAGGAATTTTTTTATTATATCAAGAAGTTCAGTTTTTGAATGTGTTGCAATTGTTGATTCCATTTTGGATGAAGGACATTTTTCTAATGCGCAACACTGA